From the genome of Triticum aestivum cultivar Chinese Spring chromosome 3B, IWGSC CS RefSeq v2.1, whole genome shotgun sequence, one region includes:
- the LOC123067480 gene encoding uncharacterized protein, giving the protein PITFDHLDYSRSVRNAGWTALILDPIIDGLQFTQVLMDGGSDLNLLYPDTIRKLGIDPTRIRPSSTSFKGVTPGPYAKSMGSLLLEVVFGSPDNFRREKLLFHVAAFKSSHQALLGREAFARFNAIPHYASLTLKMPGPRGIISLQGHSRPQTRLGKSGTNKLGAS; this is encoded by the coding sequence ccaattactttcgaccatctggattactccagaagtgttcgaaatgcaggatggactgctctgatattggatcctataatcgacggactacaatttacacaagtcctaatggatggcggcagtgatttaaacctgctatatccggacacaatccgcaagttggggatagaccctactagaATTCGCCCTagtagcacttccttcaaaggagtgacgccaggcccttacgccaagtccatgggctccttactactagaagttgtgttcggttcacccgacaacttccgccgcgaaaagctactCTTCCATGTCGCcgcatttaaaagtagccatcaagcactattgggacgtgaagctttcgcccgctttaacgcaataccgcactacgcgtctcttacactcaaaatgcccggtccacgaggcatcatctccttacaAGGTCACTCAAGACCCCAGACACGGCTAGGCAAGTCCGGCACAAATAAACTAGGGGcttcctag